Proteins encoded together in one Candidatus Bathyarchaeota archaeon window:
- a CDS encoding dodecin family protein: protein MTVVKILELVGSSENSWDDAIQEALAEAAKTVKNIVGIDVLGYKAEVENNKIVKYKAHVRVAFTVER from the coding sequence ATGACGGTTGTCAAAATTCTTGAACTTGTAGGGAGTTCTGAAAATAGTTGGGATGATGCTATACAAGAGGCTTTAGCAGAAGCCGCAAAAACCGTAAAAAACATAGTTGGAATCGATGTACTAGGGTACAAAGCCGAAGTGGAAAATAACAAAATAGTGAAATATAAGGCACATGTAAGAGTGGCTTTCACAGTCGAGCGATGA
- a CDS encoding DNA topoisomerase IV subunit A, producing the protein MTPKKSESSVKNRKANVVETLQNFGHQMYDQLSNGEFPWTKMPSRSINNIFYDTNIRQYVLGERYVKRSAGNIRHIRPLTQLVWTALFANELSTQSKSSTLRDVYYSAQAYEMSFTDQQESDNIITDLETVLRHPREDFNVFPEERSAIFGDLTIEYTLPGYEGRQLNLTSHPDGMMIGPALTNAEFADCKADKVIAIEKGGLFTRFVEERVHEKFKAILIHTAGQAPRATRSLLRRLNRELELPVYIFTDGDPWGMHIAMVIISGSANAAHLRDLNTPDAKWSGVWATDIVDYKLPSDKLTDLDVKRLHELKKDPRYKGKLWKKEIETFMNIKKKAEQEAFSRYGLTYIVDEYLPTKLEMMAD; encoded by the coding sequence ATGACACCGAAGAAAAGTGAGAGTTCAGTTAAGAATAGAAAAGCGAATGTTGTAGAAACTTTACAAAATTTTGGCCATCAAATGTATGATCAATTATCAAATGGAGAGTTCCCATGGACTAAGATGCCAAGTAGATCTATAAACAATATTTTTTATGATACCAATATCCGGCAATATGTTCTTGGTGAGAGGTATGTTAAAAGAAGCGCTGGCAACATTAGACATATTCGGCCATTAACTCAACTAGTCTGGACAGCGTTATTTGCTAATGAGTTAAGTACTCAAAGCAAGTCCAGTACATTAAGAGATGTATACTATTCAGCCCAAGCTTATGAGATGAGCTTTACTGATCAGCAAGAAAGTGACAATATAATTACGGATCTTGAGACTGTGCTAAGGCATCCAAGAGAAGACTTCAATGTATTCCCCGAGGAGAGAAGTGCGATCTTTGGAGATCTTACAATAGAATATACTTTGCCAGGATATGAGGGCAGGCAATTAAATTTAACTTCACATCCTGATGGGATGATGATCGGGCCTGCATTGACAAATGCAGAATTTGCTGATTGTAAGGCGGATAAAGTAATAGCAATAGAGAAGGGTGGTTTATTCACTAGATTTGTTGAAGAGCGCGTTCATGAAAAGTTCAAAGCAATACTAATTCATACAGCCGGTCAAGCTCCACGTGCAACAAGATCTTTGCTTCGCAGACTTAATAGGGAATTGGAATTACCGGTATACATATTTACAGATGGAGATCCATGGGGCATGCACATAGCCATGGTTATTATCTCAGGTTCCGCAAATGCAGCTCATCTTAGAGATTTGAACACACCTGATGCAAAATGGTCTGGAGTATGGGCTACTGACATAGTTGACTATAAACTACCAAGTGACAAGCTAACTGATCTGGATGTTAAAAGATTGCACGAATTGAAAAAAGATCCGCGATATAAAGGAAAACTCTGGAAAAAAGAGATCGAGACGTTCATGAATATAAAGAAAAAAGCTGAACAAGAAGCGTTCAGCCGTTATGGGTTGACATATATAGTCGACGAATATTTACCAACTAAATTAGAGATGATGGCCGATTAA
- a CDS encoding DNA topoisomerase VI subunit B produces MVEVFEEISPADFFYRNRDIAGFTNPSRAIYSTIRELVENSLDACEVHRILPDIYIRLSKISNNSKEPGTYRIRVEDNGSGLPSDIVPSAFGQVLFGSKYKLRQTRGTFGLGGKMAVLYGQITTHSETHITSSLEKSKISKYRLMMDIQNNKPIILSQKNHPNKMKWHGTIIEFLTEADYTRAKSKIIEYLKQTAIVAPYANLTFVDPRGRFYKFDRIIESMPKPPTETTPHPHGVDVETLRRLIKVSQIRTMKEFMRRHFQRVGETTARKFLEFADIGPRKNPKKLNSNEIVRLVNAMKNFEGFLPPDSSCLSPIGIDLLKTGIQKELNPEFVEVHQRRASAYSGFPFIVETGIAYGGNIPKTGGILLYRFANKIPLLFDEASDVSWKVINNIMNWRHYKVSPDEPLAVFVHICSLKIPYKTVGKEFIADRPEVEHEILNALREVARKLHLYLSRKNYIERERKRLNIFQKYLPKIASFSTKLAKKEKEPDVEPLLKDLMKYDTEEK; encoded by the coding sequence ATGGTTGAAGTTTTTGAAGAAATAAGCCCTGCTGACTTTTTTTATAGAAACAGGGACATTGCTGGCTTCACTAATCCATCAAGAGCCATCTATTCCACAATCAGGGAGCTTGTTGAGAATTCATTGGATGCTTGTGAGGTCCATCGTATTTTACCAGATATCTACATAAGACTCTCAAAAATATCAAACAACTCAAAAGAACCCGGCACTTATAGGATAAGAGTTGAGGATAATGGTTCTGGGCTTCCCTCAGATATAGTACCTTCAGCCTTTGGACAGGTTTTATTCGGTTCAAAATATAAACTTCGTCAGACCAGGGGTACTTTTGGCCTAGGTGGCAAGATGGCAGTTTTATACGGGCAGATAACAACCCATTCAGAGACGCATATAACTTCAAGCTTAGAGAAATCAAAAATCTCTAAATATCGTTTAATGATGGACATTCAAAATAACAAGCCCATAATACTAAGTCAAAAAAACCATCCAAATAAAATGAAATGGCACGGAACAATTATCGAATTTCTAACAGAGGCAGATTATACAAGAGCTAAATCAAAGATCATAGAATATCTTAAACAGACAGCGATTGTAGCTCCTTATGCAAATTTAACTTTTGTAGATCCGCGAGGAAGATTCTATAAATTCGATAGGATTATAGAATCCATGCCCAAGCCTCCAACAGAGACAACGCCTCACCCCCATGGAGTAGATGTAGAGACCTTAAGAAGGCTTATCAAAGTCTCTCAAATTAGGACTATGAAGGAATTCATGAGAAGACATTTCCAAAGGGTAGGAGAGACCACAGCAAGAAAATTTTTAGAATTCGCAGATATTGGCCCAAGAAAGAACCCAAAGAAATTGAACTCTAATGAAATAGTAAGGCTTGTAAATGCAATGAAAAATTTTGAAGGTTTCTTGCCTCCAGATTCTAGTTGCCTTTCTCCAATAGGAATAGACTTACTAAAAACAGGAATTCAAAAGGAATTGAACCCTGAATTTGTGGAGGTACACCAAAGGAGGGCATCTGCATATTCAGGATTTCCGTTTATAGTTGAGACAGGAATAGCTTATGGAGGAAATATTCCAAAAACAGGAGGAATATTACTATATAGATTTGCAAATAAAATTCCATTGCTATTTGATGAGGCCAGTGATGTTTCTTGGAAAGTGATTAATAATATTATGAATTGGAGGCATTACAAAGTAAGCCCAGATGAGCCTTTGGCAGTTTTTGTTCATATATGTAGCTTGAAAATCCCTTACAAAACTGTTGGGAAAGAGTTTATTGCAGACAGGCCTGAAGTTGAACATGAAATCTTAAACGCTTTAAGAGAAGTTGCCAGAAAATTACACCTTTATCTCTCTAGAAAAAATTACATCGAAAGAGAGAGAAAAAGGCTTAACATATTCCAGAAATATTTACCTAAAATTGCTTCTTTCTCAACTAAATTAGCAAAAAAAGAAAAAGAGCCAGATGTTGAACCTTTGTTAAAAGATTTGATGAAATATGACACCGAAGAAAAGTGA
- a CDS encoding KH domain-containing protein, with translation MSNSLSILIPLDRVGVLLGHKGKVKKRIEKALKVNLKVESESGNIEIISTKETEDPSALFSAREISRAIGRGFSPDKALTLLDEDRVLDIIDLREIFGKNENDIKRIKGRVIGRDGKIRRMLEEFTTTDVSVYGHTISIIGNYDTTFLSREAVNLLIKGKQHSSVYKFLMRKRREMKKRETIELWEKEF, from the coding sequence ATGAGCAATTCATTAAGCATATTAATCCCGTTGGATAGAGTAGGAGTTCTTTTAGGCCACAAAGGAAAAGTAAAAAAGAGGATTGAAAAGGCCTTAAAAGTAAATTTAAAAGTGGAAAGTGAGAGCGGTAATATTGAGATTATCTCTACAAAAGAAACAGAAGATCCATCGGCTTTATTTTCTGCAAGAGAGATATCAAGAGCTATCGGAAGAGGTTTCTCTCCTGACAAAGCCCTGACACTACTCGATGAAGATAGAGTCTTAGACATAATAGATCTTCGAGAGATTTTTGGTAAGAATGAAAACGATATTAAAAGGATAAAGGGCAGAGTTATAGGAAGAGATGGTAAAATTAGACGCATGTTGGAAGAATTTACTACTACAGACGTCTCTGTTTATGGGCATACAATTTCCATAATAGGTAATTACGATACCACATTTCTTTCAAGAGAAGCTGTAAATTTGCTGATAAAGGGTAAACAGCATTCATCTGTTTACAAGTTCTTGATGAGAAAGAGAAGAGAGATGAAAAAAAGAGAGACCATAGAATTATGGGAAAAAGAATTTTGA
- a CDS encoding serine protein kinase RIO translates to MADRDDKISLKIRLREKKYETERLMREKRSEEMESLEEVFDKSTLMIIYRMLNTGVLERIFGVVKAGKESRLYWGKDANDKDIAIKIYLVYPSEFRKGMLKYIEGDNRFRNVPKSTRSLIYLWAKKEFKNLLLAKEVGISSPKPITVEGNVLLMEFIGEEGVPAPLLKEYQLKRPARVYSMLLRYVKSLYKKANLVHGDLSEYNIMVWNDKPIIFDFSQAVKLEHPLSHELLRRDLTNLNGFFEKFKIKIESVDDTYEKIVGGHR, encoded by the coding sequence GTGGCTGATCGGGACGATAAAATTTCGCTTAAAATAAGACTCAGAGAAAAGAAGTATGAAACTGAGAGGTTGATGCGAGAGAAAAGAAGCGAGGAAATGGAATCCCTAGAAGAAGTTTTTGACAAATCCACTTTAATGATAATTTATCGGATGTTAAATACTGGTGTATTAGAAAGAATTTTTGGTGTGGTCAAAGCCGGAAAAGAATCGCGGTTATATTGGGGCAAGGATGCAAACGACAAGGACATAGCTATTAAGATATATTTGGTCTATCCATCTGAATTTCGAAAAGGTATGTTAAAATATATTGAGGGGGATAATAGGTTCAGAAATGTACCTAAATCAACTAGGTCTCTCATATATCTATGGGCAAAAAAAGAGTTTAAGAACCTTTTACTTGCTAAAGAAGTGGGAATAAGCTCACCAAAGCCCATTACAGTCGAAGGCAATGTTCTTCTAATGGAATTCATTGGAGAAGAAGGAGTTCCGGCTCCTCTTCTAAAAGAATATCAACTAAAAAGACCGGCTAGAGTTTATAGCATGCTCTTGCGATATGTAAAATCTTTATACAAAAAAGCAAATCTGGTTCATGGTGATTTAAGCGAATACAATATCATGGTATGGAATGATAAGCCGATTATTTTTGATTTTTCTCAAGCTGTAAAATTAGAGCATCCTTTATCTCATGAACTACTAAGAAGAGATCTCACCAATTTGAATGGGTTCTTTGAAAAATTTAAGATTAAGATCGAATCTGTAGATGACACTTATGAAAAGATTGTTGGGGGCCATAGATGA
- the eif1A gene encoding translation initiation factor eIF-1A: protein MGKKKVLSEGVISRLVLPTENQVLGVVTQMLGFDRLRAKCTDGHERLCRIRGKMKRRVWIRLGDVVLVDPWDFQFEERGDIVWRYTHGQAESLKKKGYLKF from the coding sequence ATGGGAAAGAAGAAGGTATTGAGTGAGGGAGTAATTAGTAGGCTAGTTCTTCCAACAGAAAATCAAGTATTGGGCGTAGTAACCCAAATGTTGGGATTCGATAGACTCCGAGCTAAGTGTACTGATGGTCATGAAAGACTCTGTAGAATTAGAGGGAAAATGAAACGCAGAGTCTGGATTCGCTTAGGCGATGTAGTACTTGTAGATCCATGGGACTTTCAATTTGAAGAAAGGGGAGATATCGTTTGGAGATATACTCATGGACAGGCCGAATCCTTGAAAAAGAAGGGTTATTTGAAATTCTAG